From Heliomicrobium modesticaldum Ice1, a single genomic window includes:
- a CDS encoding cytochrome ubiquinol oxidase subunit I, producing MDVVLLSRIQFAVTAGFHFIFPPLTIGLAWLIVLMQTRYLQTGEELYQKMSRFWLKIFAISFVVGVATGITMEFQFGTNWSEYSRFVGDIFGGPLAAEAIFAFFLESAFMGVLIWGADRVSKKVYWFSSLMVAVGSTLSALWIIIANSWQQTPAGYHIVNGRAELIDFKAALLNASTVPRYLHTVDGALITGAFFVIAISAWYLLRRREVAFAKKSMKYALFLALVASLAQIPIGHMHAVQVAQTQPEKLAAIEGLFETEKGASLLLFGIPDEKAGVTHFRLGIPKALSLLATGDPDGEVQGLKAFPEEERPPVFLPFVTFHLMVALGTLFILFSIWGIWLMSKGTLQDNRLFLKLALWSVPLPFIANEVGWIAAEVGRQPWIVYKLLRTVDGISYTVPAWQILASIILFVLIYSLLFVVWFYLLRKKLAAGPEAFATANGVAKSGTEVGR from the coding sequence ATGGACGTGGTTCTGTTATCGCGGATCCAATTCGCCGTCACGGCGGGGTTTCACTTCATCTTCCCCCCGCTGACCATCGGCCTGGCCTGGCTCATCGTCCTCATGCAGACCCGCTACCTGCAAACGGGAGAGGAGCTGTACCAGAAGATGTCCCGCTTCTGGCTCAAGATCTTCGCCATCAGCTTCGTCGTTGGCGTCGCCACCGGCATCACCATGGAGTTTCAGTTCGGCACCAACTGGTCAGAGTACTCCCGCTTCGTGGGAGACATCTTCGGCGGCCCCCTGGCGGCGGAGGCGATCTTCGCCTTCTTCCTCGAATCGGCCTTCATGGGCGTCCTGATCTGGGGCGCCGACCGTGTCTCCAAAAAAGTCTACTGGTTCTCCTCCCTCATGGTCGCTGTCGGCTCTACCCTCTCGGCGCTCTGGATCATCATCGCCAACTCATGGCAGCAGACGCCGGCCGGCTACCACATCGTCAACGGCCGCGCCGAGCTGATCGACTTCAAAGCGGCCCTGTTGAACGCCTCCACAGTCCCTCGCTACCTGCACACCGTCGACGGCGCATTGATCACAGGTGCTTTTTTCGTCATAGCCATCTCTGCCTGGTACCTGCTGCGCCGACGGGAAGTCGCCTTCGCCAAAAAGTCGATGAAATACGCCCTCTTCCTCGCCCTCGTTGCGTCGCTGGCCCAAATCCCCATCGGGCACATGCACGCCGTGCAGGTCGCCCAGACCCAGCCGGAAAAACTGGCCGCCATCGAAGGCCTCTTTGAAACGGAGAAGGGCGCCTCTCTGCTCCTCTTCGGCATCCCCGATGAGAAAGCCGGCGTGACCCACTTTAGGCTCGGCATCCCTAAGGCGCTCAGCCTGTTGGCCACCGGCGACCCTGACGGAGAAGTCCAAGGCCTGAAGGCTTTCCCGGAAGAGGAACGCCCCCCCGTCTTCCTGCCCTTCGTCACCTTTCACCTGATGGTGGCTCTGGGCACCTTGTTCATCCTCTTCTCCATCTGGGGCATCTGGCTCATGAGCAAAGGGACGCTGCAGGACAACCGACTGTTTCTCAAGCTGGCCCTCTGGTCGGTCCCGCTTCCCTTCATCGCCAACGAGGTCGGCTGGATCGCCGCAGAGGTGGGCCGCCAGCCCTGGATCGTCTATAAGCTCTTGCGGACAGTAGACGGCATCTCCTACACCGTACCGGCCTGGCAGATCCTCGCCTCGATCATCCTCTTCGTTCTCATCTATAGCCTGCTTTTTGTCGTCTGGTTCTACCTGCTGCGCAAAAAACTGGCGGCCGGTCCTGAGGCCTTCGCAACCGCCAACGGCGTCGCCAAGTCCGGAACGGAGGTGGGCCGATGA
- a CDS encoding DUF3656 domain-containing U32 family peptidase, giving the protein MKQLPELLAPAGSLAALRAAVENGADAVYLGGKRFGARQYAANFDSQELREAVAFCHRKDVRTYVTVNTLLDDEEMDALPEYVRDLYEAGVDAVIVQDMGVLRVIRRLLPDWEIHASTQMTISNVEGARLLAAQGVNRVVLARELTLDEIAQVAKESGVEVEVFIHGALCIGYSGQCLMSSLIGGRSGNRGRCAQPCRLGYGLVDGTGQELVDRQKVGHHLLSPRDIMTLDLLPDLVQAGVRSLKIEGRMKRPEYVATAVRQYREALDRLGRGGRRGLAVNAEAERALRQIFNRDFSAAYLRGNPGRDLMSYKRPNNRGVFLGRVISVDSRRGQVSIALEEALGVGDEIEAWVTRGGRTAVKVQGLWVGGEMREKALPGEAAFVEWRGKLRPGDRIFKIHDEALEARARESYQRPGGGRRFPLTAHVRAYVGEPVVVEFRDAEGRSGRGRSAEPAQEAVKRPLTEAVLQEQLGRLGNTPFRLDGVTLEGDGKAMIPLRQLNEARRQAIEELETLRCAGMQRPPIDEGRWRQALGELGLAGRSAGRSDLTVKHRTTPLLVAAVEGMTALKAALSAGVDEVLLSIEGYRHGEPFRSGDEALALQLCREAGVSAAIALPRLFRPEQRSNVAESIRRWHEAGARQFLIANLGFLEGLRELEGVKVRADFPLWVFNGQAARFLAELGVAEFTVSPELSYEQMKALSIHGLLRAGAHRSQAEIIVHGSLPMMVSEYCAIGALLGGRTLDKPCDSACRRHRELYLQDRLNFRFPLYTDAFCRMHVMNPKDLSLLENLPDLLSLGFRRLRVEGRTENAAWLKSVLPVYRKALQAAAAGRWDEASLSRWRAALEKVHPAGYTKGHLFRGVE; this is encoded by the coding sequence TTGAAACAGTTGCCTGAGTTATTAGCGCCGGCCGGCTCGCTGGCGGCGTTGCGAGCCGCCGTTGAAAATGGCGCCGATGCCGTATACCTGGGCGGCAAGCGTTTTGGTGCTCGCCAGTATGCGGCGAACTTTGACTCGCAAGAGCTCCGGGAGGCGGTCGCCTTTTGTCACCGCAAGGATGTGCGCACCTATGTGACCGTCAACACCCTGCTCGATGACGAAGAGATGGATGCTTTGCCGGAGTACGTCCGGGATCTCTATGAGGCTGGCGTTGATGCTGTCATCGTCCAGGACATGGGCGTCCTTCGCGTGATCCGCCGCCTGCTGCCTGATTGGGAGATTCACGCCAGCACACAGATGACGATCAGCAATGTGGAAGGGGCGCGCCTCCTGGCGGCGCAAGGGGTGAACCGGGTCGTCCTGGCGCGGGAACTGACCCTGGATGAGATCGCCCAGGTGGCGAAGGAATCGGGCGTTGAGGTGGAGGTCTTTATCCATGGGGCGCTTTGTATCGGCTACTCCGGCCAGTGCCTCATGTCCAGCTTGATCGGCGGCCGCAGCGGCAATCGCGGCCGTTGCGCCCAGCCTTGTCGTCTCGGCTACGGGCTCGTCGACGGCACGGGACAGGAGCTGGTGGACCGGCAAAAAGTAGGTCACCATCTGCTGAGCCCCCGTGACATAATGACCTTGGATCTCCTTCCCGATCTGGTTCAGGCGGGTGTCCGTTCCTTGAAAATCGAAGGGCGCATGAAACGGCCGGAGTATGTGGCCACCGCCGTTCGCCAGTACCGGGAGGCATTGGATCGGCTGGGCCGGGGAGGTAGAAGGGGTCTCGCTGTCAACGCGGAGGCGGAGCGGGCGCTGCGGCAGATCTTCAACCGCGATTTTTCTGCTGCGTACCTGAGAGGAAACCCTGGCAGGGATCTGATGAGTTACAAGCGTCCCAACAACCGGGGAGTCTTTCTGGGGCGCGTCATATCTGTAGATTCGCGTCGAGGTCAGGTCTCGATCGCTCTGGAAGAGGCCCTCGGCGTCGGCGATGAGATCGAGGCATGGGTGACCCGAGGCGGCCGGACAGCCGTGAAGGTGCAAGGCCTCTGGGTAGGCGGTGAGATGCGGGAAAAGGCGCTGCCGGGCGAGGCGGCCTTCGTCGAGTGGCGTGGGAAATTGCGCCCGGGCGATCGGATTTTTAAGATCCATGACGAGGCGCTGGAGGCGCGCGCCCGTGAATCCTATCAGCGGCCGGGCGGCGGACGCCGATTTCCCCTTACGGCACATGTGCGCGCCTATGTAGGTGAACCGGTGGTTGTCGAATTCCGAGACGCCGAGGGCCGCAGCGGACGGGGCCGCAGCGCCGAGCCGGCCCAGGAGGCGGTGAAGCGGCCGCTGACGGAAGCGGTGCTTCAAGAGCAGTTGGGCCGCCTCGGCAACACGCCCTTTCGCCTCGACGGAGTGACGCTGGAAGGCGACGGCAAGGCCATGATTCCTTTGCGCCAACTGAATGAGGCCCGTCGCCAGGCGATCGAGGAACTGGAGACGCTGCGGTGCGCCGGGATGCAAAGACCGCCTATCGATGAAGGTCGATGGCGTCAGGCCCTCGGGGAATTGGGGCTCGCTGGTCGGTCTGCCGGTCGGAGCGATCTTACAGTGAAGCATCGCACAACGCCCTTGCTCGTCGCCGCCGTCGAAGGGATGACTGCATTGAAAGCCGCCTTGTCCGCCGGAGTTGATGAGGTGCTGTTGAGCATCGAGGGGTACCGCCACGGGGAACCCTTCCGCTCCGGCGACGAGGCGCTGGCTTTGCAGCTCTGCCGCGAGGCGGGGGTTTCGGCCGCCATCGCTTTGCCGCGCCTGTTTCGGCCTGAACAGCGTTCTAACGTCGCAGAGAGCATCCGGCGTTGGCATGAGGCAGGGGCGAGGCAGTTTCTCATCGCCAACCTGGGCTTTTTGGAAGGACTCCGGGAACTGGAAGGCGTGAAGGTGCGCGCCGATTTTCCCTTGTGGGTCTTTAACGGTCAGGCGGCGCGATTCCTCGCTGAATTGGGGGTTGCCGAATTTACGGTCAGTCCTGAACTCTCCTATGAACAAATGAAGGCGCTGTCCATACATGGCCTGCTCCGCGCCGGCGCGCACCGGTCACAGGCGGAGATCATCGTTCACGGCTCCCTGCCGATGATGGTGAGCGAATACTGCGCCATCGGCGCGCTGCTCGGCGGACGGACGTTGGACAAACCTTGTGACAGCGCTTGCCGCCGTCACCGGGAACTTTATCTGCAAGATCGATTAAACTTCCGCTTTCCTCTCTATACAGACGCCTTCTGTCGAATGCATGTGATGAACCCCAAAGACCTGTCCTTGCTGGAAAACCTCCCCGATCTGCTTTCCCTCGGTTTCAGACGGCTGCGCGTCGAAGGGCGCACTGAGAACGCCGCTTGGTTGAAGTCCGTGCTGCCTGTCTATCGGAAAGCCCTTCAGGCCGCCGCAGCTGGGCGTTGGGATGAAGCCAGCCTGAGCCGCTGGCGTGCCGCCTTGGAGAAGGTCCACCCGGCCGGGTATACGAAGGGCCATTTGTTCCGAGGGGTGGAGTAG
- a CDS encoding endonuclease MutS2: protein MELNERTLRKLEYDRILERLAQHCVSEMGREMALSLRPKGKLWQVQEGLSETTEAKEVLRLRPNVPLAAFHDIRPHLRKTAVGGILEAAELQQVAAALRISRQVRAFLLGDEKKGDDKKSTPILTALAEGLGVYREAETEIDRCIVGEGEVADDASPELLKIRRTMKTIQNRVREKLDALIRNPDTQKYLQDALVTVRGDRYVVPVRSEYRSQIPGLIHDQSASGATVFIEPMAVVELNNELKRNQAAERTEIIRILRDLSLLVAKDAEDIGVSLEVLARLDFIFAKGKLSARMDAGEPAVNTQGKLKIRQGRHPLIAGKVVPVTIELGHAFDTLVITGPNTGGKTVTLKTVGLLTLMAQSGLHVPAEADTELSLFEHIFVDIGDEQSIEQSLSTFSSHMTNIVGILQEVGPSSLVLLDELGAGTDPTEGAALAQAIMEHLLARGAKTIATTHYSELKAFAYSHDRVENASVEFDVETLRPTYRLLIGRPGRSNAFEISLRLGLREDVVKRSRSLLSQEERDVADLIEHLEANQVTAEREREEAERLRREAEELRRKLEQREQAFREKEAAILEKAREEAYAIVRKAREESDRIVRSLREIMNRAPVKEEMARAESERQRLREIQNKLGEEREHQEGGAGPLALKSVKVGQTVFVPRLNQKGTVLTLPNPQGELQIQAGILKLNVKLAELQGTKEDKPKIGQTEYAAMARGKAREMSRELDFRGTTADEAIELVEKYLDDAYLAGLDSVCLIHGKGTGALRAAIRSYLQKHRYVKSFRSGEHGEGGVGVTVVELKG, encoded by the coding sequence ATGGAATTGAACGAACGCACCCTGCGCAAGTTGGAATACGACCGCATCCTGGAACGTCTGGCCCAGCATTGTGTCTCCGAGATGGGAAGAGAGATGGCCCTGTCGCTCCGGCCCAAAGGGAAGCTCTGGCAGGTTCAGGAGGGGCTCAGCGAGACAACGGAGGCGAAGGAAGTCCTGCGCCTTCGTCCCAATGTCCCCCTGGCCGCTTTTCACGATATCCGTCCTCACCTCCGCAAAACCGCCGTCGGCGGCATCCTGGAGGCAGCGGAGCTACAGCAGGTGGCGGCGGCGCTGCGCATCTCCCGCCAGGTCCGCGCTTTTCTGCTCGGCGATGAGAAAAAAGGAGACGACAAAAAAAGCACCCCTATTTTGACGGCGCTGGCCGAGGGGTTGGGTGTGTACAGGGAAGCAGAGACAGAGATCGATCGCTGCATCGTCGGCGAGGGCGAGGTGGCCGATGACGCCTCGCCGGAACTGCTGAAGATTCGCCGGACCATGAAGACCATCCAAAACCGTGTCCGTGAGAAGTTAGATGCCTTGATCCGCAACCCCGATACCCAGAAGTACCTGCAAGACGCCCTCGTCACCGTCCGGGGCGACCGCTACGTTGTGCCCGTCCGGTCAGAATACCGCAGCCAGATCCCCGGTCTGATCCACGACCAATCGGCGTCTGGGGCGACCGTTTTTATCGAGCCGATGGCCGTGGTGGAACTGAACAATGAACTGAAGCGCAATCAGGCGGCGGAGCGGACGGAGATCATCCGTATCCTGCGCGACCTGTCCCTGCTCGTGGCCAAAGACGCTGAGGACATCGGTGTCAGCCTAGAGGTGCTGGCGCGGCTTGACTTCATTTTTGCCAAAGGCAAGCTGTCGGCCCGCATGGATGCCGGCGAGCCGGCCGTCAATACACAGGGGAAACTGAAGATCCGGCAGGGACGGCACCCCCTCATCGCCGGAAAGGTCGTTCCCGTCACCATCGAGTTGGGACATGCCTTCGATACGCTGGTCATCACCGGCCCGAATACGGGAGGCAAGACAGTCACCCTGAAGACGGTGGGCCTTTTGACGCTGATGGCCCAGTCAGGCCTGCACGTACCGGCAGAGGCGGACACCGAACTGTCGCTTTTCGAACATATCTTTGTCGATATCGGCGACGAGCAGTCGATCGAGCAATCGCTGAGCACCTTTTCCTCCCACATGACCAACATCGTCGGCATCCTACAAGAGGTCGGCCCGTCGAGCCTCGTCCTCCTCGACGAACTGGGCGCAGGGACGGATCCGACGGAGGGGGCTGCCCTGGCTCAGGCGATCATGGAGCACCTGCTCGCGCGGGGGGCAAAGACAATCGCCACCACCCATTACAGTGAACTGAAGGCCTTTGCCTACAGCCATGACCGTGTCGAGAACGCCAGCGTCGAGTTTGATGTGGAGACACTGCGGCCCACCTACCGGTTGCTCATCGGCCGGCCGGGCCGCTCGAACGCCTTTGAGATCTCCCTGCGCCTTGGCCTGCGCGAAGATGTGGTCAAGCGCTCCCGTTCCCTCCTCAGCCAGGAGGAGCGGGACGTGGCCGACCTGATCGAACACCTGGAGGCCAACCAGGTGACGGCGGAACGGGAGCGGGAAGAGGCTGAGCGGTTGCGCCGGGAGGCGGAAGAATTGCGGCGCAAACTGGAACAACGGGAGCAGGCTTTTCGAGAAAAAGAGGCGGCTATCCTGGAAAAAGCACGGGAAGAAGCCTATGCCATCGTCCGCAAGGCGAGGGAGGAGAGCGATCGGATCGTGCGTTCCCTCCGGGAGATCATGAACCGGGCGCCTGTCAAAGAGGAGATGGCCCGCGCCGAGAGCGAGCGCCAGCGCCTCCGGGAGATCCAGAATAAGCTGGGCGAGGAGCGGGAGCACCAGGAGGGAGGCGCCGGACCGCTGGCGCTGAAATCGGTGAAGGTGGGCCAGACTGTCTTTGTGCCGCGTCTCAACCAGAAGGGAACCGTCCTCACGCTGCCCAACCCGCAAGGGGAGCTGCAGATCCAGGCGGGGATCTTGAAACTGAACGTCAAGCTCGCTGAACTGCAGGGGACGAAAGAGGATAAACCCAAGATCGGCCAGACGGAATATGCGGCCATGGCCCGCGGCAAGGCCAGGGAGATGTCGCGGGAGTTGGACTTCCGGGGGACGACGGCCGACGAAGCTATCGAGCTTGTCGAGAAATATCTCGACGACGCCTACCTGGCGGGGTTGGACTCGGTCTGCCTGATCCATGGCAAAGGTACGGGCGCCCTGCGGGCGGCCATCCGGTCTTACCTGCAAAAACACCGTTATGTCAAGTCTTTCCGCAGCGGTGAACACGGGGAAGGCGGCGTCGGAGTGACTGTGGTGGAATTAAAGGGATAA
- a CDS encoding sensor histidine kinase: MQKGMDGMDKKTGPFLQISLGQRITISYFILLLLAFLIVGASFNTLTRQFLIGETKENLREQGNVIVTMFKRTSALPEQKELRTGRVLANLIDAESVIIDNKGVIIASNRPRRFPVGDVLVYPRMKTVLGGSEESDLWTDRDRDMVTVGLPLRNRDGAVIGGLFLFSQLEGIDAMSRQINRALFKGLLLSGLIALVIGVFFSRSISRPARNLSAAALALAHRRYDTELPIDRADELGEIARSFALMRDRIQRYDETQRSFLQTASHELKTPLMSIQGYAEGIKEGVFEGEEAEKGLDTIIAESQRLKGIVDEMILLSKLESLDGLYRFQPLPLSEVAREGVEKMQGLALELGKSLHFSTDSHTSSGLAPTDLVFGDRDKLLQALINLLSNALRHAKDHVFVTASPDCIQVLDDGDGIDPQELPRLFQRFYKGKRGDTGLGLSIALTIAEKHGGTITVTNAPRGGALFELRLPPLHNSAANNTAPVAAIFTKIPQSSHNGAAIDN, translated from the coding sequence ATGCAAAAAGGAATGGACGGCATGGACAAAAAAACAGGCCCTTTCCTCCAGATTTCTTTAGGCCAACGGATCACCATCAGCTACTTCATCCTTCTGCTTTTGGCCTTTCTCATCGTCGGCGCCTCTTTCAACACCCTCACCCGCCAGTTCCTGATAGGCGAAACAAAAGAGAACCTGCGCGAACAGGGCAATGTCATCGTAACCATGTTCAAACGAACATCGGCCTTGCCGGAACAGAAGGAACTGCGGACAGGTCGCGTCTTGGCCAACCTGATCGACGCCGAATCGGTCATCATCGATAATAAAGGCGTCATCATCGCCTCAAACCGCCCCCGCCGGTTTCCTGTCGGCGACGTTCTGGTCTACCCGCGAATGAAGACTGTTTTAGGGGGCAGTGAAGAGTCCGACCTCTGGACCGACCGCGACCGGGACATGGTCACCGTCGGCCTTCCCTTGCGCAACAGAGACGGCGCCGTCATAGGCGGACTCTTCCTCTTTTCCCAATTGGAAGGCATCGACGCCATGAGTCGACAGATCAACCGTGCCTTGTTCAAAGGTCTCCTGCTCTCCGGTCTGATAGCCCTCGTCATCGGCGTCTTTTTCTCCCGGTCCATCTCCCGCCCCGCCCGGAATCTGTCTGCCGCAGCCCTGGCCCTTGCCCACCGCCGCTATGATACGGAACTGCCTATCGACCGCGCCGACGAATTGGGCGAGATCGCCCGCTCCTTTGCGCTTATGCGAGATCGCATCCAGCGCTACGATGAAACGCAGCGCTCCTTCTTGCAAACAGCTTCCCACGAATTGAAGACGCCCCTCATGTCCATCCAAGGATATGCCGAAGGGATCAAAGAGGGCGTCTTCGAAGGAGAAGAAGCGGAAAAAGGGCTCGATACGATCATCGCCGAGAGCCAGCGACTGAAGGGGATCGTCGATGAAATGATCCTCCTGTCCAAGTTGGAATCGCTCGACGGCTTGTACCGGTTCCAACCCCTCCCGCTTTCCGAGGTAGCCCGCGAAGGAGTCGAAAAAATGCAGGGTCTTGCCTTGGAACTGGGCAAATCGCTCCACTTTTCTACCGATTCTCATACCTCCAGCGGCCTTGCGCCGACCGACCTTGTTTTCGGTGATCGAGATAAACTGCTGCAGGCTCTCATCAACCTGTTGAGCAATGCCCTGCGCCATGCCAAGGACCATGTCTTTGTCACCGCTTCGCCCGATTGCATTCAGGTTCTCGACGACGGTGACGGAATCGATCCCCAGGAACTTCCTCGGTTGTTCCAGCGTTTTTACAAAGGAAAACGGGGCGATACCGGTTTGGGACTCTCCATCGCCTTGACCATCGCCGAAAAACACGGCGGAACGATCACCGTCACGAACGCACCCAGGGGCGGTGCGCTCTTCGAACTGCGCCTCCCCCCTTTACACAATTCTGCCGCAAACAACACCGCCCCGGTGGCTGCGATTTTCACAAAAATACCACAATCATCCCATAATGGCGCCGCAATCGACAACTAG
- a CDS encoding response regulator transcription factor: MTRIFIADDEPPILELIRRYLEKEGFEAVTFTNGDDLLAAYAQQVPDLVILDIMMPGTNGLDVCKRLRRDSDVPIIIVSAKDDEIDRILGLELGGDDYLSKPFSPRELVVRVKNILRRVWHTRAGNSADGGRHRGNEPTARSSPVVSDALQSAIGSSEAAQAATGTPTTVAPGFACHDLRIDLDERRITGPNGEIDLTAKEFDLLSFLAKHKKKVFTREQLLDQIWGYHFAGNLRSVDDLVKRLRKKLAQSGSTLEIKTVWGYGYKIDVFSAGQGKG, encoded by the coding sequence ATGACCCGGATCTTTATCGCCGACGATGAACCGCCGATTTTGGAACTGATCCGCCGTTACCTGGAGAAGGAAGGTTTTGAAGCGGTCACCTTCACCAACGGCGATGACTTGCTGGCCGCCTATGCGCAACAAGTCCCCGACCTGGTCATCCTTGATATCATGATGCCGGGAACGAACGGCCTCGATGTCTGCAAGCGCCTCCGTCGTGACAGCGATGTGCCCATCATCATCGTATCGGCTAAAGATGACGAAATTGATCGGATCCTGGGCCTGGAGTTGGGCGGTGACGACTACCTTTCCAAACCCTTTAGCCCCAGGGAACTCGTGGTCCGCGTCAAGAACATCCTGCGCAGGGTGTGGCACACAAGGGCGGGGAATTCCGCAGATGGGGGGAGGCATAGAGGCAACGAACCAACCGCCAGATCATCGCCTGTTGTTTCTGACGCGCTACAATCGGCGATAGGCTCATCGGAGGCAGCGCAAGCAGCGACAGGCACACCAACGACAGTGGCGCCGGGGTTCGCCTGTCATGATCTACGGATCGACCTAGACGAACGACGGATCACAGGTCCAAATGGGGAGATCGACCTGACAGCCAAAGAGTTTGACTTGCTTTCCTTCCTGGCGAAGCACAAGAAAAAGGTCTTCACGCGGGAACAACTGCTTGATCAGATCTGGGGCTACCATTTCGCCGGTAACCTGCGCTCCGTCGATGACCTTGTCAAGCGGCTGCGCAAAAAGCTCGCCCAGAGCGGTTCCACCCTGGAGATCAAAACCGTATGGGGCTATGGGTACAAGATCGACGTTTTTTCAGCAGGCCAAGGAAAAGGGTAG